TAGCTAAAAGATAAATTTGGTGCAAAAATATGCACATAAAATATCCACTAACCTCAGTATCCCAAATACGGACAATAGCGTCTTCTCCGGCACTTATAATAGTCTTGTTCAATGGCCCCCAAACAGCTCGGTTAATTCTTCCTTGAGGGCCTTGGATGGTTAAGACAGATTCAGCAGTCTCTGCAAAAGTAAATTGAAAATGCTACAACTGGCTGAAGCTGAACAAAAAACTTTCTTGAATAAACAACATAATTACACAGTAGAACCCCAAATTCTGAGAATGTGCATGCAACAGAGGAATTGTAAATATTGCTCTACTGTGCTGCATAACCAGTTAACCACCcctaccccaaaaaaaaaaaaaaaaaaaaaaaaactgaagtgggaaaggaaaaaaaaaacattggtttCGAATAATCAGAACCTTCAATGCCTTTAAGTTTTGCATTATCTTTGAGGGGAAGAGGCATTTTGCTGAAATCATTCTATTCTATTTTAAAAAAGATTCCTGGTTTCAAAACACTTGCCTATTTTTAGATATCATAGAGAGAAATTTATAGTTCTCCGTAAACCTTTTTTATTAACTGAAATAACATCTCATATTAAACATAATAACTCTCCTTCAACCCCACCCCCTTGCCAGAAAAAgagaatcaatatttttttcatttaacaACATTGTTTtatgaaaaaggaaaagctCATAATAATCATTCACTGCTTTCCTCTGTAAAACATAACTTCCTTGCAGCTCCCCTCCCTTTTCCAAACACAACCTCTCCACTATAATGAAAAATTGTAACTATGATTTAGGGAAATTGGCTGCATAACAAACCAGCATTAAAGTTTCCAAGTCAGGGAAAAAAGAAACTGCAAAAAAGAGAggtcaaatttcaaaattaagaaCCACAATAGAGACATGGTTCAGTGGGAGACGTGTCAATATTAACAAATCAATgtaatctaactttctagtagcAGTTATGATAAGCACTAACATGCAAACTACTAGTCGCAGTGAAATCATATTGTTtgcaagagaaaaaaatatataacaaacttttaaaaacataaTCCATGAAAACAAcatctttgctttctttttaaTCAAAGGCCATCACTGAACCTAGTTCTCCACTGAACTGGACAgtcaaaaacaagaagaaaaaaaatcatgctgAATTAGCTGATCATTAATCTATTCGAAACAACTGATAATCTGATATGCTTACGTTCATCGACATCTCTTGCAATGCGCTTAACATGAATGGCAGAAGTCAATCCCATAAAGGGATCAGTGGTGATCACAGCATGCTTATCGCCAACGGAAAAGTCCACAGCCCTAGCTGGTGATTCAAATTTGAATGTAAATAATTGCTGTCCTGTTTGAACATTCCACAGCTTTGCAGTCTGATCCGCACTCCCAGTAATAAGTCGCGTTGAATCTCCTGCAATTTTATTAATTCAAAAATAGATAAGAATCCCAAAAGAATGTTatcaaacaaggaaaaaaaatcaaacaagaaacagataaaaattttacaggaaaaagaaaagaagccatACTTTGTcccaagaaaaaaatttcagtttatAAGGAAATTTTAAACATCAAACTTCACATGCTAAGCCCTTTACCAAGTCAAGCTAAGTTATGAGCCCATTTCAATCGTTTAAGTCAGCAATCTTAAGTTCCACTATGTTAGCTTCTTTCACGTACAGAGATTAATTATCACGATTCACACAGATTGAGGCATCAATGCAACGGTTCAGATTAGCTTTATTTCAGTTTTGCGTATATAGTTAAAAGTTTATTGTCTATAATTTTCTTAGCAAGAATTGTTTTTCATTCAGCTCTATATCCTCGATTAGAAGAACGTATAAAAAGAAGAGATGCAAAGAAGAGAAGAGGCGTAGAAGACAAAACTAACTTGAGACATCGCAACACCAAACGGCGCCATTATGGCCGCGATAGGTGCCGAGGCGCTCGCCGTTGTCGGCGAACCAGACAGTGGGGTCGTGATCCTTTGCACAGGAGAATAGAAGATCTCCGTCTCTGTTGTACTTTAGGAACGTTAATGGCCTTTCATGGCCCTTCATCAATATCGGCCTCATTCTTCCTTCTCTTGATTGCCGTTCTCTCTTGAAGGTGAGAGATTTCGACTGTAGGGAGttaaggttttttttaaaaaaaactcactTGCAGATGGAGCTGTGAATtttgatgaggactatttgcatcTCTAGTTAACTAAATACATCCTAaagtctaaaaaaaaaaaaaaaaactcaatctaaCAATACCACTATTGACCCTATCAAATTCCCCcaatttctttcctttctcccgttctctttttccttctctccttctcctccttctcAGATCTCAGCCTATCTgcttctctcctccttcttcctTTACCATAGCAGAGGATCTTCAAAAAAACCCAGATGGAAGATCCATAACAGCATTTGGAATCttcaataaaggaaaaaaaagtccAAAGAATTTCTTGGGAGGGAGAAGAAAGTCGAGTGATTAAAGAAAGATGGTGTGGATGGTAAATTAGGAGAAGGGGAATAGAAGTCAATTATGGGGAAGAGCGTTTCTGTGCTGGGTTTGCCTTATGTTGGCCACTCCCAAGATACCACTATCCTCTGAGTACCACCTGTTCGCTGATATGCACAACTTCTTTCAGTCTTTGGTATGccatttcttcttctctctttagaTAGACTCtgatttagggttttgatgaagaagatgaaagagtttttttgaaaaataactgtcggtaataaataatttttaaatctaatcatttttttcaaaacacttaaatataatCTTTTTGACAAAGGAAAAGAGATTCATATCGTTTCATGTCTTTTTATGCATTATTTCTCACTTAAA
The window above is part of the Tripterygium wilfordii isolate XIE 37 chromosome 3, ASM1340144v1, whole genome shotgun sequence genome. Proteins encoded here:
- the LOC119986172 gene encoding eukaryotic translation initiation factor 3 subunit I-like — encoded protein: MRPILMKGHERPLTFLKYNRDGDLLFSCAKDHDPTVWFADNGERLGTYRGHNGAVWCCDVSRDSTRLITGSADQTAKLWNVQTGQQLFTFKFESPARAVDFSVGDKHAVITTDPFMGLTSAIHVKRIARDVDEQTAESVLTIQGPQGRINRAVWGPLNKTIISAGEDAIVRIWDTETGNLLKESDKETGHKKTVTSLMKSADGSHFLTGSLDKSAKLWDARTLTLIKTYVTERPVNAVAMSPLLDHVVLGGGQDASAVTTTDHRAGKFEAKFYDKILQGEIGGVKGHFGPINALAFNPDGRSFSSGGEDGYVRLHHFDPDYFNIKI